The Brenneria rubrifaciens genome has a window encoding:
- a CDS encoding ABC transporter permease → MKVLALRYPSSGNPPRGLLWLLLALVTLLSLLPSLRLLISALIDWHQGSGSSLWRVLSSQSTWRALYNSFYTSGLGTLLSLLLGSLFAFCLALTDIRAKQIWVFLFMLPMMIPPQVTALSWLQLFGPSSILLNSLGIAPAFGSHNPLYSAEGIALLLGIQHAPLVFLALRTQLLCLPKEQIEAARLNGASLWRAFCDIVLPLCRPALWAGGAITFVSALGNFGIPAMLGIPISYFVLPTQIYQTMASFGPTMLNQVAALSVLMGVLAVGIVMLQGRLQQRHALPLIGMAGRALAFRLGSWRWLSELVLGAVLFMILVTPLLALIATSLVPTLGVPLNGDTLTFAAYGAMLEGQSATWRALTNSMLLSVSAALALMLLSLPLGYLLVRYPSRPLRWLHNAIDIPYTLPGVVLAIAFILLFARPLPIVEITLHGTLAIIFLAYLARFLTVSLKPVHNGMLQLDPAMEEAASLAGANFSQRLRHIVIPLLAPAAFAGALLVFLTAVNELTVSALLWSVGNETLGVVIFNLDESGNKVLASAVSVMVVGLIALVMLLLNGLGRYLPKGVIPWQS, encoded by the coding sequence ATGAAGGTTCTTGCCCTGCGTTATCCTTCCAGCGGCAATCCGCCAAGAGGATTACTCTGGCTGTTGCTGGCTCTGGTGACGTTACTCAGCCTGCTGCCTAGCCTGCGGTTGTTGATCTCGGCGCTGATTGACTGGCATCAGGGCAGCGGCAGCAGCCTGTGGCGGGTGCTGTCCAGCCAATCCACCTGGCGCGCACTGTATAACAGCTTCTACACCAGCGGTCTGGGGACCTTGCTCTCCCTGCTGCTGGGCAGTCTCTTCGCCTTCTGCCTGGCGTTGACCGATATCCGCGCCAAACAGATCTGGGTCTTTCTGTTTATGCTGCCGATGATGATCCCGCCGCAGGTTACCGCGCTGAGTTGGTTGCAACTGTTTGGCCCCAGCAGCATCCTGCTGAATAGTCTGGGGATAGCCCCCGCTTTCGGCAGCCACAACCCGCTTTACTCCGCCGAAGGGATTGCCCTGCTGCTCGGCATTCAGCACGCGCCGCTGGTATTTCTGGCTTTACGCACCCAGTTGCTTTGCCTGCCCAAAGAGCAGATCGAAGCCGCTCGTCTGAACGGCGCCTCACTGTGGCGGGCGTTCTGTGACATCGTCCTGCCGCTGTGCCGGCCCGCGCTGTGGGCAGGCGGCGCCATTACTTTTGTGTCGGCGCTGGGCAACTTCGGTATCCCCGCCATGCTGGGTATTCCCATTTCCTATTTTGTGCTGCCAACGCAGATTTATCAGACCATGGCCAGTTTCGGCCCCACGATGCTCAATCAGGTGGCGGCGCTGTCGGTACTGATGGGCGTGTTGGCCGTAGGGATTGTTATGTTGCAAGGGCGATTACAGCAACGCCACGCGTTGCCGCTTATCGGTATGGCCGGCCGGGCGCTGGCGTTTAGACTCGGCTCATGGCGTTGGTTAAGCGAACTGGTGCTGGGCGCTGTCCTGTTTATGATTCTGGTCACGCCCCTGCTGGCGTTAATCGCGACATCGCTGGTGCCGACGCTGGGCGTGCCGCTGAACGGCGATACGCTGACTTTCGCCGCCTACGGCGCCATGCTGGAAGGACAAAGCGCGACCTGGCGCGCACTGACGAACAGCATGCTGTTATCGGTTTCGGCGGCGCTGGCGCTGATGTTGCTGAGTTTGCCGCTGGGCTATCTGCTGGTGCGTTATCCCAGCCGCCCGCTACGCTGGCTGCACAACGCCATCGACATTCCCTACACGTTGCCCGGCGTGGTGCTGGCGATTGCTTTCATTCTGCTGTTCGCGCGCCCGCTTCCGATCGTGGAGATCACGCTGCACGGCACGCTGGCGATCATTTTCCTGGCTTATCTGGCCCGCTTTCTCACGGTCAGCCTCAAGCCGGTCCACAACGGCATGTTGCAGTTGGACCCGGCAATGGAAGAGGCGGCCAGCCTCGCGGGCGCCAACTTTTCACAACGGCTGCGCCATATCGTAATACCGTTGCTGGCGCCGGCAGCCTTCGCCGGCGCGCTGCTGGTATTTCTGACGGCGGTCAATGAGTTGACCGTCTCGGCCCTGCTGTGGAGCGTGGGCAACGAAACCCTCGGCGTCGTGATTTTCAATCTGGACGAGAGCGGTAACAAGGTGTTGGCCTCCGCGGTTTCCGTGATGGTGGTCGGGCTGATCGCGCTGGTCATGCTGTTGTTGAACGGCCTGGGCCGTTATCTTCCCAAAGGAGTTATCCCGTGGCAGAGCTGA
- a CDS encoding deaminated glutathione amidase, whose amino-acid sequence MKVALGQFAVEREWQNNVTTISALMSAAQKNGADLLVLPEGVLARDITNPNMVLTAAQPIDGPFITQLLAASKGGAMTTMLCVHIPNGQGKVWNTLLAFRDGKIVAQYRKLHLYDAFSVRESENVLPGEEVAPLLTIAGMKVGLMTCYDIRFPELARRLALDGADVLVLPSAWIKGPLKEIHWELLVRARALENTVYLVAAGECGVKNIGNSMVVDPLGVVVVQAPEVPALLYADIQPERLTYARQTLPVLANRRFKKPFLDGEC is encoded by the coding sequence ATGAAAGTCGCACTGGGGCAATTCGCGGTGGAGCGTGAATGGCAAAACAACGTCACGACAATATCGGCATTGATGTCGGCAGCGCAGAAAAACGGCGCCGACCTGCTGGTGCTGCCCGAAGGCGTACTGGCCCGCGACATTACTAATCCCAATATGGTGCTGACCGCCGCTCAACCGATTGACGGCCCCTTTATCACTCAGTTGCTTGCCGCCAGTAAAGGCGGCGCCATGACGACGATGCTGTGCGTCCATATTCCGAACGGCCAGGGAAAAGTCTGGAATACGCTGCTGGCGTTTCGCGACGGTAAAATCGTTGCTCAATATCGGAAACTGCATCTGTATGACGCTTTTTCCGTGCGGGAGTCGGAAAATGTGTTGCCCGGTGAGGAGGTTGCGCCGTTGCTGACCATCGCCGGGATGAAGGTGGGGCTGATGACCTGCTACGACATCCGTTTTCCCGAACTGGCGCGACGTCTGGCGCTGGACGGCGCGGACGTCCTCGTTCTTCCCTCCGCCTGGATTAAAGGCCCGTTGAAAGAAATCCACTGGGAATTGCTGGTACGCGCCAGAGCATTGGAAAACACCGTCTATCTCGTCGCCGCCGGTGAATGCGGCGTCAAGAATATCGGTAACAGTATGGTCGTCGACCCTTTAGGGGTTGTCGTGGTTCAGGCGCCGGAGGTGCCTGCTTTGCTTTACGCCGATATCCAACCGGAACGCCTGACCTATGCCCGTCAGACGCTGCCGGTATTGGCCAATCGACGCTTTAAAAAACCCTTTCTGGACGGCGAATGCTAA
- a CDS encoding ABC transporter substrate-binding protein, whose product MCKKITLATLLLTIFGTSAMAKTTLTLYTSQPNEDAQMTVTAFERAHPDIKVNWIRDGTTKLTARLQAELAAGGNSPDVLLIADSVTMEAFKQQDLLAPYKSPEAARYDPSLYEAGGYYYGTKLITTGIAYHRQAPVKPASWQDLLKPELKNMTAMPSPLYSGAALIHLATLTHNPQLGWDYYRQLKENGAMPQGGNGAVVSAISSGGKAYGVLVDFMAIREKAKGAPIEFVFPQEGVSIVTEPVAMMKKAKNPDAAKAFIDFILSEQGQQLVLKQGYLPARADLPVPDGFPPRDHIKLMAFDASKALAEAEQNKQRFSQLYGTH is encoded by the coding sequence ATGTGTAAAAAAATAACGCTCGCCACCTTGTTACTGACGATATTCGGCACTTCGGCCATGGCAAAAACCACACTGACGCTTTACACCAGCCAGCCCAATGAAGACGCTCAGATGACCGTCACCGCCTTTGAGCGGGCGCATCCAGATATCAAGGTCAATTGGATTCGTGACGGAACCACTAAACTCACTGCGCGGTTGCAGGCCGAGCTCGCCGCTGGCGGCAACTCGCCGGATGTGTTGCTGATCGCCGACAGCGTGACTATGGAGGCGTTCAAACAGCAAGATCTGTTAGCGCCGTACAAATCCCCTGAAGCCGCCCGGTACGATCCCTCACTCTATGAAGCCGGAGGCTATTACTACGGCACCAAGCTGATTACCACGGGGATCGCCTATCACCGTCAGGCGCCGGTTAAACCCGCTTCATGGCAGGATCTGCTTAAGCCGGAGCTGAAAAATATGACCGCCATGCCCAGCCCGCTCTATTCCGGCGCGGCCCTGATTCATCTGGCGACGCTGACCCACAATCCGCAGCTTGGTTGGGACTACTACCGGCAGTTAAAAGAGAACGGCGCCATGCCCCAGGGCGGTAATGGCGCGGTGGTGAGCGCCATTTCATCCGGCGGCAAAGCTTACGGCGTACTGGTGGACTTCATGGCTATTCGTGAAAAAGCCAAAGGCGCGCCGATTGAGTTTGTGTTTCCACAAGAGGGCGTGAGTATCGTAACGGAGCCGGTCGCCATGATGAAAAAAGCCAAGAATCCTGACGCCGCCAAAGCGTTTATTGATTTCATACTGTCAGAGCAGGGGCAACAGTTAGTGCTGAAGCAAGGCTATCTGCCAGCGCGGGCAGACCTGCCAGTGCCGGACGGTTTTCCCCCGCGCGACCACATCAAGTTGATGGCCTTTGACGCCAGCAAAGCGTTGGCCGAGGCCGAGCAGAATAAACAGCGCTTTAGTCAACTTTACGGAACCCACTAA
- a CDS encoding DeoR/GlpR family DNA-binding transcription regulator, with the protein MMTPESRRRAITTMVTEQGERSIEQLAGHFGVSLQTVRSDVRALTEQGLLLRRHGLVAPFARENIGYQQREIVNVGGKRWIGEHVAGLLGGHQSCFLGTGTTVEMVARALPADTRLAVFTNNLHAAEPLSRLPGCELTVAGGQVRKRDLDIIGGDALAFFSRYRVSIGVVSVGGMGEAGELYDFNDDEVMARQALLAGAMVKVLVVDSAKFGRPALCQNGTIADFHYIVSDRPPSRQQRDVLLGLSTRWLCQESCFYR; encoded by the coding sequence ATGATGACGCCGGAATCACGCCGCCGCGCGATTACCACTATGGTGACGGAGCAAGGGGAACGCAGTATCGAGCAACTGGCCGGACATTTCGGCGTATCGCTCCAGACCGTACGCAGCGATGTGCGGGCGTTGACCGAGCAGGGGCTGTTGCTGCGCCGGCATGGTCTGGTGGCGCCTTTTGCGCGGGAGAATATTGGTTATCAGCAGCGGGAAATTGTCAATGTCGGCGGTAAACGCTGGATTGGTGAACACGTTGCCGGGCTGCTTGGCGGGCATCAAAGCTGTTTTCTGGGAACAGGCACCACGGTTGAAATGGTGGCGCGTGCCTTACCTGCTGACACCCGGTTGGCGGTGTTCACCAATAACCTGCATGCGGCGGAGCCGCTCAGCCGTTTGCCCGGTTGCGAATTGACCGTGGCCGGCGGGCAAGTGCGCAAACGGGATTTGGATATCATCGGCGGCGATGCCCTGGCGTTTTTCAGCCGCTATCGGGTGTCAATCGGCGTGGTGTCGGTCGGGGGCATGGGGGAAGCGGGAGAACTCTACGATTTCAACGATGACGAGGTGATGGCGCGTCAGGCGCTGTTGGCCGGGGCGATGGTTAAGGTGCTGGTGGTGGACAGCGCCAAGTTTGGCCGCCCGGCCCTGTGTCAGAATGGCACTATTGCCGATTTCCACTATATCGTCAGCGATCGGCCGCCATCAAGACAGCAGCGCGACGTCCTGCTGGGGCTGTCGACGCGCTGGCTGTGTCAGGAATCCTGTTTTTATCGTTAA
- the cybB gene encoding cytochrome b561 — MKGKFASPQIALHWLVFVLLVVAYATIELRWIAERGSLLRTVMMVTHFSCGVLVLALMLVRLFLRTRYASPAITPPPPRWQTALATLTHTVIYLLFISLPILGTISRYYSGRDWMLFGIGMPMSATPNTELAGSLMDWHETLAPLGYWLIGLHTVAALFHHYVLKDNTLLRMMPARRG; from the coding sequence ATGAAAGGAAAATTCGCATCACCGCAAATCGCGCTGCACTGGCTGGTTTTTGTGTTGCTCGTCGTGGCTTATGCCACAATAGAACTACGCTGGATCGCTGAACGCGGTTCGCTGCTGCGAACCGTCATGATGGTCACCCACTTTAGTTGCGGCGTGCTGGTACTGGCGCTAATGCTGGTACGCCTGTTTTTACGTACGCGTTATGCCTCACCCGCCATTACCCCGCCGCCACCGCGCTGGCAAACCGCGCTGGCGACGCTGACACACACCGTGATCTATCTGCTGTTTATCTCCCTTCCCATACTGGGCACCATTTCGCGCTATTACAGCGGCCGGGACTGGATGCTCTTTGGTATTGGCATGCCAATGTCCGCCACGCCGAATACTGAACTCGCCGGTAGCTTGATGGACTGGCATGAAACCCTCGCGCCGCTCGGTTACTGGCTCATCGGCCTGCATACCGTTGCCGCCTTGTTCCATCATTATGTGTTGAAAGACAATACGCTGCTGCGCATGATGCCAGCCAGACGTGGATAA
- a CDS encoding FecR domain-containing protein produces MISAVKSDIPKDVFHAAAAWYATLYDDDCTEFDRQSWRQWLERDETHRLAWRQVEQIHARFQAVDSQLVSSVLNQRGAERRRMLKLLVFASITGGVGFSLPWESYAADYRTGKGETRALTIANGLTVWLNTDSALNQQDIGNGQRVFKLVQGELVLENRTAQPVSLKTAHGEIDVPQPCQIALRYTPAQSFLSVFSGEAVLRTTTPSLRVMSGQQVSFTRERCDAPIPVENFRQSWRSGVLVADNMPLAQLIDEVSRYHRGYFHVNERVAALRISGVFPLHDRDRLLGALVRTLPVKVTKRFAWWIDISSR; encoded by the coding sequence ATGATTTCCGCTGTCAAATCCGATATCCCAAAAGACGTTTTTCATGCTGCGGCAGCGTGGTACGCCACACTCTACGATGACGATTGCACGGAATTTGATCGGCAGAGCTGGCGGCAGTGGCTGGAACGTGATGAAACTCATCGTCTGGCGTGGCGACAGGTGGAACAGATTCATGCGCGTTTTCAAGCGGTCGATAGCCAACTGGTTTCTTCGGTATTGAACCAGCGCGGCGCCGAGCGCAGGCGCATGCTCAAACTGTTGGTGTTCGCCAGCATCACTGGCGGCGTCGGTTTCAGCCTGCCGTGGGAAAGCTATGCCGCCGATTATCGAACCGGGAAGGGGGAAACCCGCGCGTTAACGATCGCCAATGGTTTGACCGTGTGGCTGAACACGGATTCGGCCTTGAATCAGCAGGACATCGGGAACGGGCAGCGGGTGTTTAAACTGGTTCAGGGCGAGTTGGTGCTAGAGAACCGAACCGCACAGCCGGTCAGCCTGAAGACGGCGCATGGCGAGATCGATGTGCCGCAACCCTGCCAAATCGCGTTGCGTTACACGCCTGCGCAGAGCTTTTTATCCGTATTCAGCGGCGAAGCGGTGTTGCGTACCACAACGCCGTCACTGCGGGTGATGTCAGGTCAGCAAGTCTCCTTTACGCGCGAACGGTGCGATGCGCCAATACCCGTCGAAAATTTCCGGCAGAGTTGGCGTTCAGGGGTGCTGGTGGCGGATAACATGCCGCTGGCACAGTTGATCGACGAAGTGTCCCGCTATCATCGTGGCTATTTTCATGTGAATGAGCGGGTGGCCGCGTTACGGATCTCCGGCGTATTCCCGCTGCACGATCGCGATCGCCTGCTTGGTGCGCTGGTACGCACGCTGCCCGTCAAGGTGACAAAACGTTTTGCCTGGTGGATTGATATCAGTTCACGTTAA
- a CDS encoding AI-2E family transporter encodes MQLLNLKQARFLSFFFIMGSLLILLPLRLLTCFIAGFLVYEIVNLLTPYFQKVIGGKRARWIVVAIISTLVVSLLSLLFGSLVGLLMQEMKDTTAFNMRIAYILNEIQRQVMFYLPGYLPVSVEELQREFLQWVQQHIAILQNMGKSFLHGFVTMLIGMVLGAIISLYNVDNDEERPLLKAELMRRVALLSASFRNIVFAQVKISAVNTVLSGIFILGVLPGFGIHLPFSKTLVILTFVFGLLPVIGNLISNSIVFIAGLSLSLPIALVALVYLMLIHKLEYFLNAQIVGTRIKANAWEILLAMLVFEAAFGISGVIAAPIYYAYLKSELKEAALI; translated from the coding sequence ATGCAGTTACTGAATTTGAAACAAGCCCGATTTCTGAGCTTTTTCTTTATTATGGGCAGCCTGCTGATTTTGCTGCCGTTGCGCTTGTTAACGTGTTTCATTGCCGGTTTTCTCGTCTACGAAATTGTGAATCTGCTAACGCCCTATTTTCAAAAGGTGATCGGCGGTAAACGCGCACGTTGGATCGTCGTGGCGATTATCAGTACGTTGGTTGTCAGCCTGTTGAGCCTGTTGTTCGGGAGTCTGGTCGGCTTACTGATGCAGGAAATGAAAGATACCACCGCCTTTAACATGCGCATTGCCTATATCCTTAATGAGATCCAACGGCAGGTGATGTTCTATCTACCGGGATACCTGCCGGTCAGCGTTGAAGAGCTACAGAGGGAGTTCCTGCAATGGGTTCAGCAGCACATCGCCATTTTGCAGAACATGGGAAAAAGTTTTCTGCATGGCTTCGTCACGATGTTGATTGGTATGGTGCTGGGTGCGATTATTTCTTTATATAATGTTGATAACGATGAAGAAAGACCCTTGCTCAAAGCGGAGCTGATGCGGCGGGTGGCTTTGTTGTCCGCATCATTCCGCAACATCGTTTTTGCTCAGGTTAAAATTTCCGCGGTCAATACGGTGCTCTCCGGGATTTTCATTCTGGGGGTGTTGCCGGGTTTTGGCATTCATTTGCCGTTTTCCAAAACGCTGGTGATACTGACGTTTGTGTTTGGCTTATTGCCCGTCATCGGTAATTTGATCTCTAACTCTATTGTCTTTATTGCCGGGTTATCTCTTTCCCTGCCGATCGCTCTGGTGGCGTTAGTCTATCTGATGTTGATCCACAAGCTCGAATATTTCCTGAACGCACAGATCGTCGGCACCAGGATTAAAGCCAACGCGTGGGAAATTCTGCTGGCCATGCTGGTGTTTGAAGCCGCTTTCGGGATTTCAGGCGTGATAGCCGCGCCAATCTATTACGCTTATCTGAAGAGCGAACTGAAAGAAGCGGCCCTGATTTAA
- a CDS encoding sigma-70 family RNA polymerase sigma factor encodes MNSPAFADVNQTESLRVQQIYHEHHSWLQSWLCRRLGCSQQAADLAQDTFLRLISQHQAANIREPRAWLTTVAHGLVVNHWRRKDIENAYLQALAEQAPAVAPSLEQQAMTIDALLEIDRLLATLPVKVRQAFLWVHFDGLSYRQVAERLAVSERMVKKYMAQAMLNCLLCQNR; translated from the coding sequence GTGAATAGTCCCGCGTTTGCCGATGTAAATCAGACTGAGTCTTTACGGGTTCAGCAGATTTATCATGAACATCATTCCTGGTTGCAGTCGTGGTTGTGCCGGCGTTTGGGCTGTTCACAACAGGCGGCTGATTTGGCGCAGGACACTTTTTTACGTCTTATCAGCCAGCACCAGGCCGCAAATATCCGCGAACCCCGCGCCTGGTTGACCACGGTAGCGCACGGTCTGGTGGTGAATCACTGGCGGCGTAAAGATATTGAAAACGCCTACCTGCAAGCATTGGCAGAGCAGGCGCCTGCCGTTGCTCCCTCGCTCGAACAGCAGGCAATGACCATTGACGCCTTGCTTGAGATTGACCGTCTGTTGGCAACGTTGCCCGTCAAGGTTCGTCAGGCGTTTCTGTGGGTTCACTTTGACGGGTTGTCTTACAGACAGGTCGCCGAGCGTCTGGCGGTTTCTGAGCGGATGGTAAAAAAATATATGGCGCAGGCGATGCTCAACTGCTTGCTTTGTCAGAATCGATGA
- a CDS encoding L,D-transpeptidase family protein: protein MSIRAILTLIVAAAAFSQAALAVVYPLPAADSRLVGENMEITIPTDSTLPLEDFAARYQMGLSNLMEANPDVDVYLPQPGSKMIIPHQLILPDTPREGIVINSAEMRLYYYPKGTKTVIVLPIGIGELGKDTPINWTTSVQRKKAGPTWTPTAKMHAEYAERGETLQKVYPPGPDNPMGLYALYIGNLYAIHGTNANFGIGLRVSHGCVRLRADDIKYLFDNVPVGTRVQFINEPVKATVEPDGSRYVEVHNPLSRSVEEFQSDSPAPISITAKVNKVLADASVNTREVDQAIRSRSGSPVKINGLIEEAAPAIPLESAATPEAQSQDDAIQDYAEQENIPLDNTVPSVDTAAPTADAQSTEEAEADRS from the coding sequence ATGAGTATTCGCGCGATCTTAACCTTAATTGTGGCGGCCGCGGCATTTAGCCAGGCCGCCCTTGCCGTTGTCTATCCACTCCCGGCGGCCGACAGTCGTCTGGTTGGTGAAAATATGGAAATCACTATCCCAACCGACAGTACATTGCCACTGGAAGATTTCGCCGCCCGATACCAGATGGGGCTGAGCAACCTGATGGAAGCCAACCCGGATGTGGATGTTTATCTGCCGCAGCCTGGCAGCAAAATGATTATTCCTCATCAGCTCATTCTGCCGGACACGCCGCGCGAAGGTATTGTGATCAACAGTGCGGAAATGCGCCTGTATTACTACCCGAAAGGCACCAAAACCGTCATCGTTCTGCCAATCGGTATTGGTGAGTTGGGTAAAGATACGCCGATTAACTGGACCACCTCCGTTCAGCGTAAAAAAGCCGGCCCGACCTGGACGCCGACGGCCAAGATGCACGCGGAATATGCCGAGCGCGGAGAGACATTGCAGAAAGTGTACCCGCCCGGCCCGGATAACCCGATGGGGCTGTACGCACTGTATATCGGCAATCTCTACGCTATCCACGGCACCAACGCCAACTTCGGTATCGGCCTGCGGGTGAGCCACGGTTGCGTACGTTTGCGTGCGGATGACATTAAGTATTTGTTCGACAACGTCCCGGTAGGTACGCGCGTCCAATTCATTAATGAACCGGTTAAAGCCACGGTGGAACCAGACGGCTCACGCTATGTGGAAGTACACAATCCGCTGTCTCGTTCCGTAGAAGAATTCCAATCTGATTCTCCGGCGCCCATCAGTATTACGGCAAAAGTCAACAAGGTGCTGGCCGATGCCAGTGTTAATACCCGTGAAGTGGATCAGGCGATCAGATCGCGTTCTGGTTCGCCGGTCAAAATCAACGGTCTGATCGAAGAAGCGGCGCCCGCAATTCCGCTTGAATCCGCCGCCACGCCAGAAGCGCAATCTCAGGACGATGCTATACAGGACTACGCCGAACAGGAAAATATCCCACTGGACAACACCGTTCCGTCGGTTGATACGGCTGCGCCAACCGCGGATGCCCAGTCCACGGAGGAAGCGGAGGCTGACCGTTCGTAA